GTGGCCCGCCTGCGCGAGCTGAAGACCGACAGCAACGCCCTGATCTTCAAGACCAACATGGGCGCGGGCCACGGCGGCAAGTCGGGCCGTTTTGAAAGCCTGAAGGAAGCCGCCGAGGAATTCGCGTTCCTGCTGACGGAACTGGGCATCGCGGCCTGATCCCCAAAAAAAGGGGGAGACGGCGCGGCACCAGCCGCCTCGCCTCCCCCCTTTTTTTGTGCAGGGTCTCAGCCCTTGAGCGCGGCGCGCACGGCCTCGGGCGTGATCGGCAGGTGGCGCAGCCGCGCGCCGGTCGCCGCGAAGATCGCATTGCCGATGGCCGGGGCCACGACCGTCACCGCCGGTTCGCCAAGGCCCACCGGGGCCTGCGTGCTGGGGATGAAGCTGATGTCCATCTCGGGCACGTCGGCCAGACGCAGCGGCATGTAGGTATCGAGGTTGACATCCCGGACTTGCGCATTGGCAAATTCGGTCCCCTCGTGGAGCGCCATGCTCAGGCCCCAGAGCGCGCCGCCCTGCGTCTGCGCCAGCGCGCCGTCGGGATCGACGATGGTGCCCGCGTCCGTCACCAGGGTCAGCTTCTGGACGGTGACCACCCCGCTCGCACGGTCGACATGGACTTGCGCGGCGCAGCCCACCCAGGTCGGCATGTCGCGTTCCTGACCAAAGCTGGTGGCAAGGCCCAGCCCGGTGTCCTTGGGCAAAGCCTTGCCCCAGCCGGCCTTGTGGGCCAGTTCGCGCAGGACCGCCGCCTGACGCAGCGCACCGCCCACGGCCTTGGGCGCGCTGCCTGCATTGCGGCCCTTGCCGTTGAGCAGGCGCAGGCGGAAGGCCACCGGATCGACCCCGGCATGGTGCGCAGCCTCGTCCATGAAGCTTTCGAGCGCCCAGTTGACCCAGCCCGGCCCGACCGACCGCAGCCAGCCGGGGCAGAACGTGGCATTGGCCAGATCGTTGGAAATCGCGCGCACGCGCTGCTGGCCCACGTCGTACCAGTGATCGGCGCCCGCGATGGCGAAGGGATCGTACTTGCCGTTCTTGCCGGGCGAGAGCAGCGTGCCGGCCAGAACCTGCGTGGGCCAGCCCGCGCAGGCATCGTGGGTCATCGCGGTCACGCCGTGGTCCTTGTCGAAGGCCATGGCCACGCGCTGGGCCGAGGGCGAACGCACCGAGTCGAAGCGGGCGTCGTCCTCGCGCGTCAGCACCAGCTTGACCGGGCGCTTGAGCGCGCGCGCGGCCAGCACGGCAGGCACGATATAGTCGCCGTTCAGACGCCGCCCGAAGCCGCCCCCCAGCATGTAGCTGCGCAGGATCACCTTGTCCTCGGGCAGGTCGAGCGCCTTGGCGAGGGTGGGCAGGATCAGCGATTGCCACTGGTTGCCGGTGTGGACTTCCATCACCCCGTCATGCTCGTGCGCCAGCGCATTGAGCGGTTCGAGCTGGAAGTGGAGCACGGTCGCGGTCGTGTAATCGCGTTGCAGGGTGCTGGCCGCCGCCGCGAAGGCCGGGCCGACCGCATCGGGCCCGACATCGAGATCGACGCCCGTATCGCCCTTGCCGATCAGCGCGAAGG
The genomic region above belongs to Novosphingobium sp. IK01 and contains:
- a CDS encoding xanthine dehydrogenase family protein molybdopterin-binding subunit, with the protein product MSGPLQRLKGAQGSALSRRGFMVTAAGAGIAFGFTRLAQAAMDPAEPGGTVAPAAPPQVDPSLWFAIDAAGTVTVNIIRAEMGQHVGTALARILADELEADWDKVRIVHVDTDPKWGLMVTGGSWSVSQTFPVFSQAGAAGRIALIEAGARLLGVAPSACVARKGHVVCGGRSVSYGDIARRGGVLRRFSEAEMAKMPIKPVSQRRLIGAPVKALDIAAKTDGTARYGIDAQLPGMVHARPLLPPTRNGAKVVSIDDSAARGVKGYLQCLEINDPTKTVTGWVLVIAQSYHAALKASRLVKVQWTGGDKATVSEKDIQDHAFALIGKGDTGVDLDVGPDAVGPAFAAAASTLQRDYTTATVLHFQLEPLNALAHEHDGVMEVHTGNQWQSLILPTLAKALDLPEDKVILRSYMLGGGFGRRLNGDYIVPAVLAARALKRPVKLVLTREDDARFDSVRSPSAQRVAMAFDKDHGVTAMTHDACAGWPTQVLAGTLLSPGKNGKYDPFAIAGADHWYDVGQQRVRAISNDLANATFCPGWLRSVGPGWVNWALESFMDEAAHHAGVDPVAFRLRLLNGKGRNAGSAPKAVGGALRQAAVLRELAHKAGWGKALPKDTGLGLATSFGQERDMPTWVGCAAQVHVDRASGVVTVQKLTLVTDAGTIVDPDGALAQTQGGALWGLSMALHEGTEFANAQVRDVNLDTYMPLRLADVPEMDISFIPSTQAPVGLGEPAVTVVAPAIGNAIFAATGARLRHLPITPEAVRAALKG